A region of Streptomyces sp. NBC_01750 DNA encodes the following proteins:
- a CDS encoding PH domain-containing protein encodes MTTLTGAAAAWHRPDPRTLLVHCGWLAPPLGSLALTALATGGRIPASGWITLAALAVSFAVITATGLIRWSRTHYQVTADSFTLRSGVLNRRRRTVPLHRVRSVDLTATPLHRLLGLTVVRAGATTSGDGRGEIALDALTVRDAHRLRTALLARADVHALAEDPVLARIDLRWLRYAPLTFWVIGGVGIAFGSVYRVFDGMGIELWRVGLVQDSFAEFGSSALWLTVPAALFAVIALGSIGALALYVENWWGFSAVWTDARTLTVRRGLLTTRAVTVERARLHGVLLREPLLLRAAGGATASVVAGGLGDKEETRRRSALLPPAPRDEALRVTAGALRMPQHPFESVPLTAHPRAALRRRMMRGLLFLVLPVTAALLALGALLAPVLLHCAWIFALVAAPMVWLLARDAYRSLGHALHGPHLLVRAGTFSRDTLALERDAIAAWTFSSSPFARRAGLVTLTAAVAAGEHGYHVRDLAADEAPAFAATTAPGILDEFLQKR; translated from the coding sequence ATGACCACTCTCACCGGGGCTGCCGCCGCATGGCACCGGCCCGACCCGCGCACCCTTCTCGTGCACTGCGGCTGGCTGGCCCCGCCGCTCGGCTCGCTCGCGCTCACCGCGCTCGCCACCGGCGGACGCATCCCGGCGAGCGGCTGGATCACCCTCGCCGCTCTCGCCGTCTCGTTCGCCGTCATCACCGCCACCGGCCTGATCCGCTGGTCCCGTACGCACTATCAGGTCACCGCCGACTCCTTCACGCTACGGAGCGGAGTGCTGAACAGGCGACGGCGCACCGTCCCGTTGCACCGCGTCCGCAGCGTTGATCTGACCGCCACACCGCTCCACCGGCTGCTCGGTCTCACGGTCGTCAGGGCCGGCGCCACCACCTCGGGCGACGGCCGCGGCGAGATCGCCCTCGACGCGTTGACGGTCCGCGACGCGCACCGGCTGCGTACCGCACTGCTCGCGCGCGCCGACGTTCACGCGCTGGCCGAGGACCCGGTGCTCGCCCGCATCGACCTGCGCTGGCTGCGCTACGCGCCGCTCACGTTCTGGGTGATCGGCGGCGTGGGCATCGCCTTCGGCAGCGTGTACCGCGTCTTCGACGGCATGGGCATCGAGCTGTGGCGGGTGGGCCTCGTCCAGGACTCGTTCGCGGAGTTCGGCAGCAGCGCGCTGTGGCTGACGGTCCCGGCCGCCCTGTTCGCCGTGATCGCCCTCGGCTCGATCGGCGCGCTCGCGCTCTACGTCGAGAACTGGTGGGGTTTCTCCGCCGTATGGACCGATGCGCGCACACTGACCGTACGGCGCGGACTGCTGACCACCCGGGCGGTGACCGTCGAACGGGCCAGGCTCCATGGCGTACTGCTCCGTGAGCCGCTGCTCCTGCGGGCCGCCGGCGGGGCGACTGCCTCGGTGGTCGCCGGCGGGCTCGGGGACAAGGAGGAGACCCGCAGGCGCAGCGCCCTCCTCCCGCCCGCACCGCGCGACGAGGCGCTGCGGGTCACCGCCGGTGCGCTCCGCATGCCCCAGCACCCTTTCGAGTCCGTGCCGTTGACCGCGCATCCACGGGCCGCTCTGCGACGCAGGATGATGCGCGGCCTCCTTTTCCTCGTACTCCCGGTGACGGCCGCGCTGCTCGCCCTCGGGGCACTGCTCGCGCCCGTCCTCCTGCACTGCGCCTGGATCTTCGCGCTGGTCGCGGCGCCGATGGTGTGGCTGCTCGCCCGGGACGCGTACCGCAGTCTCGGCCATGCGCTGCACGGCCCTCATCTCCTGGTCCGGGCCGGTACGTTCAGCCGCGACACGCTCGCGCTGGAACGTGACGCGATCGCGGCGTGGACCTTCTCCAGCTCACCCTTCGCCCGGCGGGCCGGCCTCGTCACACTCACCGCGGCGGTGGCCGCAGGTGAACACGGCTACCACGTAAGGGACTTGGCTGCCGACGAGGCGCCCGCCTTCGCGGCGACGACGGCACCGGGAATTCTGGACGAGTTCCTGCAAAAACGGTAA
- a CDS encoding PH domain-containing protein — MPLHPAPQLRPPRHRVDPRARRWWTVQALLLVSGPMLLTALTLVLLSALFFAGALPWLAPLLLVTLVAPALGYPVLMPRRRYAVHAWELGTHSVYAAGGWFWQQRRIAPLSRVQTVDTLRGPVQRWYGLATLTVTTASTAGNIKIAGLSDADAEELSRRIGEAARTAPGDAA; from the coding sequence ATGCCCCTCCACCCCGCCCCGCAGCTGCGGCCGCCCCGTCACCGGGTCGACCCCCGAGCCCGGCGCTGGTGGACAGTCCAGGCGCTCCTCCTGGTGAGCGGGCCGATGCTGCTGACGGCCCTCACGCTCGTGCTGCTCTCCGCCCTCTTCTTCGCCGGCGCGCTCCCCTGGCTCGCTCCCCTCCTGCTGGTCACGCTCGTCGCTCCGGCGCTCGGCTATCCGGTCCTCATGCCGCGCCGCCGCTACGCCGTGCACGCCTGGGAGCTCGGCACCCACTCCGTCTACGCGGCCGGCGGTTGGTTCTGGCAGCAGCGCAGGATCGCTCCGCTCTCCCGCGTGCAGACCGTGGACACCCTGCGCGGCCCGGTCCAGCGGTGGTACGGGCTCGCGACGCTCACCGTCACCACCGCCTCCACCGCGGGCAACATCAAGATCGCGGGACTGTCCGACGCCGATGCCGAGGAGCTGTCCCGGCGCATCGGCGAAGCCGCCCGGACAGCGCCGGGAGACGCGGCATGA
- a CDS encoding TetR/AcrR family transcriptional regulator, giving the protein MPKKVDHEARRLEISEALWRIASTRGLDGVSLRDVAAEADISLGRLQHYFRTKDEMLLFALRHINVLADRRIRERIGAVVADLDEEPAPRTVLRECLAGMLPLDEKSRVGTLVGAAYFARAVHDERLRAEAREGIPKLAEFFAGLLRRAVERGEVSADRVPDDEAMLLISLVDGLTAYTLLEVHTPERALSLLDLHVARLFGD; this is encoded by the coding sequence GTGCCGAAGAAGGTGGACCACGAGGCCAGACGCCTGGAGATCTCCGAGGCGCTCTGGCGCATCGCGAGCACGCGGGGGCTGGACGGGGTGAGCCTGCGGGATGTGGCGGCGGAGGCGGACATCTCGCTCGGCAGGCTGCAGCACTACTTCCGTACCAAGGACGAGATGCTGCTCTTCGCGCTCCGGCACATCAACGTGCTTGCCGACCGGCGGATCCGGGAGCGCATCGGCGCGGTCGTCGCAGACCTGGACGAGGAGCCTGCGCCGCGGACGGTGCTGCGCGAGTGCCTGGCGGGGATGCTGCCGCTGGACGAGAAGAGCCGGGTGGGAACGCTGGTGGGAGCGGCGTATTTTGCTCGTGCCGTGCACGACGAGCGCCTGCGGGCGGAGGCGCGGGAGGGTATCCCCAAGCTGGCGGAGTTCTTCGCGGGCCTGCTGCGGCGGGCGGTGGAACGGGGGGAGGTGTCGGCGGACCGTGTCCCGGACGACGAGGCGATGCTGCTGATCAGCCTGGTGGACGGGCTGACGGCGTACACGCTGCTGGAGGTGCACACGCCGGAGCGGGCACTGAGTCTGCTGGACCTGCACGTGGCCCGGCTGTTCGGGGACTAG
- a CDS encoding ATP-dependent DNA ligase: MLLARLADVSQQVAATSARSRKIGALAELFAGTRPGDVALVISYLAGRVPQGRIGIGWSVLKEPPPPADTPSLTVSDTDAALTRLAGVTGPGAQAGRKRLVRELMAAATAEEQQFLMRLLMGEVRQGALDAIALEAVAKAADAPAGDVRRAVMLDGSLPRVARALLADGPAALEQFRLRVGSPVQPMLAHTAKSVTDAVQALQAACVVEEKLDGIRVQVHRTGEDIRIYTRSLDDITDRLPEVTAAAREMTGDHFILDGEVIALDDAGRPVPFQDIASRVGSRIDVDAARATLPLSPVFFDVLAADGEPTLDLPGGDRHAVLARLVPEPMRVRRTVVEDPASAQQIATAEEFFADTLRRGHEGVLVKALDAPYVAGRRGRSWLKVKPVHTLDLVVLAAEWGHGRRTGLLSNLHLGARAADGTYVMLGKTFKGLTDEMLRWQTERLRELATGDDGFMVTVRPELVVEIAYDGVQRSPRYPAGVTLRFARVVRHRPDKPAGQADTIEQVIDSRS; this comes from the coding sequence ATGCTGCTGGCCCGACTCGCCGATGTGTCCCAACAGGTCGCCGCCACCTCCGCGCGCTCGCGCAAGATCGGCGCGCTCGCCGAACTGTTCGCCGGTACCCGGCCGGGCGACGTCGCGCTCGTCATCTCGTATCTCGCCGGACGCGTCCCCCAAGGCCGTATCGGCATCGGCTGGAGCGTCCTCAAGGAACCCCCGCCGCCCGCCGACACCCCGAGCCTCACCGTGTCCGACACCGATGCCGCCCTCACCCGCCTCGCCGGCGTCACCGGTCCCGGTGCCCAAGCCGGGCGCAAACGCCTCGTGCGCGAGCTCATGGCCGCCGCCACCGCCGAGGAGCAGCAGTTCCTGATGCGGCTGCTGATGGGCGAAGTACGCCAGGGCGCGCTGGACGCGATCGCCCTGGAGGCCGTCGCCAAGGCCGCGGACGCGCCGGCCGGTGACGTACGCCGTGCCGTGATGCTGGACGGTTCCCTGCCGCGCGTCGCCCGCGCCCTGCTCGCCGACGGGCCGGCCGCGCTCGAACAGTTCCGGCTGCGGGTGGGAAGTCCCGTGCAGCCGATGCTCGCCCACACCGCGAAATCGGTGACCGATGCGGTTCAGGCACTGCAAGCCGCGTGCGTCGTCGAGGAGAAGCTCGACGGCATCCGCGTCCAGGTGCACCGCACCGGTGAGGACATCCGCATCTACACCCGGTCCCTCGATGACATCACCGACCGCCTCCCCGAAGTCACCGCCGCGGCACGCGAAATGACGGGTGACCACTTCATCCTCGACGGTGAGGTGATCGCCCTCGACGACGCCGGGAGACCGGTCCCCTTCCAGGACATCGCGTCCCGTGTCGGCTCCCGCATCGACGTGGACGCGGCCCGCGCCACGCTGCCCTTGTCACCCGTCTTCTTCGACGTCCTCGCCGCCGACGGCGAACCGACCCTCGACCTCCCGGGCGGCGACCGGCACGCCGTCCTCGCCCGCCTCGTCCCCGAACCGATGCGGGTCCGCCGTACCGTCGTCGAAGATCCTGCATCCGCCCAACAGATCGCCACCGCCGAGGAGTTCTTCGCCGACACCCTGCGCCGGGGCCACGAGGGTGTCCTGGTCAAAGCCCTGGACGCGCCGTACGTCGCAGGCCGCCGCGGCCGGTCCTGGCTCAAGGTGAAGCCCGTGCACACTCTCGACCTCGTCGTCCTGGCCGCTGAATGGGGCCACGGCAGACGCACCGGACTCCTCTCCAACCTCCACCTCGGCGCACGCGCCGCCGACGGCACGTACGTGATGCTCGGCAAGACCTTCAAGGGACTCACCGACGAGATGCTGCGCTGGCAGACGGAGCGGCTGCGTGAACTGGCAACCGGAGACGACGGGTTCATGGTGACGGTCCGCCCCGAACTCGTCGTCGAGATCGCGTACGACGGAGTGCAGCGCTCCCCGCGCTACCCGGCCGGCGTCACGCTCCGCTTTGCACGCGTCGTGCGTCACCGTCCCGACAAGCCGGCCGGGCAGGCCGACACCATCGAACAGGTCATTGATTCGCGCAGCTGA
- a CDS encoding FBP domain-containing protein, translated as MEPLTEKQIRGSFVNCTKGEATRMKLPIGFGELSWDEFDFLGWTDPGAPLRAYFVLPREGRPVGVALRAPSTGRTSAVKSSMCQACFTEHASSGVTLFAAPLAGAAGRDGNSVGTYLCADLACSLYIRGRKQPKLRGGLHEETLTLEERITRTVDNLTAFADKVMGLR; from the coding sequence GTGGAACCACTGACCGAAAAGCAGATCCGAGGATCCTTCGTCAACTGTACGAAGGGCGAGGCCACGCGTATGAAGCTGCCCATCGGTTTCGGCGAACTCTCCTGGGACGAGTTCGACTTCCTGGGCTGGACCGATCCGGGCGCGCCGCTGCGCGCGTATTTCGTGCTGCCGCGGGAGGGCCGTCCGGTCGGCGTCGCCCTGCGGGCGCCTTCCACCGGACGGACCAGTGCTGTCAAGTCCAGCATGTGCCAGGCCTGCTTCACGGAGCATGCCTCGTCCGGGGTGACCTTGTTCGCCGCCCCGCTGGCCGGGGCGGCGGGACGGGATGGCAACTCCGTGGGCACGTATCTCTGTGCCGACCTCGCCTGCTCGCTGTACATCCGCGGCAGGAAGCAGCCCAAACTGCGGGGCGGGCTGCACGAGGAGACGCTCACGCTCGAGGAGCGGATCACCCGCACGGTCGATAATCTGACGGCCTTCGCCGACAAGGTGATGGGGCTGCGCTGA
- a CDS encoding 4a-hydroxytetrahydrobiopterin dehydratase, which produces MPTEPLSQKEIEDRLRELPGWSLEGDRIARAYRLANHFAATAMVVHIAQIQDELNHHSDLTLGYNTLSLSVNSHDAGGAVTEKDFELAQRVEGIAAGHGAA; this is translated from the coding sequence ATGCCCACAGAGCCGCTGTCGCAGAAGGAGATCGAGGACCGCCTGCGGGAACTCCCCGGCTGGTCCCTGGAGGGCGACCGGATCGCCCGCGCGTACCGCCTCGCCAACCACTTCGCGGCAACCGCCATGGTCGTACACATCGCACAGATCCAGGATGAGCTGAACCATCACTCGGATCTCACCCTGGGCTACAACACGCTGTCCCTGTCGGTGAACAGCCACGACGCGGGCGGAGCGGTCACCGAGAAGGACTTCGAGCTCGCGCAGCGGGTGGAGGGGATCGCCGCGGGGCACGGCGCGGCCTGA
- a CDS encoding helix-turn-helix transcriptional regulator codes for MKSSRLVSILLLLQTRGRMTAAQLAQELEVSVRTVYRDVEALHAAGVPLYGDAGHAGGYQLLAGYRTRLTGLSAGEAEALFLSGIPGPAAELGLGSALAAAQLKLRAAVPAELRDQADRMRSRFHLDAPGWYAPGEEVPCLTAVADAVWHSRVLHIRYRRWKEPTDVNRRLEPYGLVLKAGRWYVVAGPGPRTYRVDQILEVVAGEGEPAEEFEPLEDFDLAAYWQRYQADFHARLYGGEALVRLSPGAAARLKGPAARALADTGTVEPDGWTRALLPIESTDHAHGDFLAMGAEIEVLGPPELRARMAATAEALAATYASA; via the coding sequence GTGAAGTCCAGCCGTCTTGTTTCGATCCTGCTGCTGCTCCAGACCCGGGGCCGGATGACCGCCGCCCAGCTCGCCCAGGAGCTCGAAGTGTCGGTACGCACCGTCTACCGGGACGTCGAGGCGCTGCACGCCGCGGGGGTGCCGCTGTACGGGGACGCGGGCCACGCGGGCGGCTACCAGTTGCTCGCCGGCTACCGCACCCGGCTGACCGGACTCTCCGCCGGGGAGGCGGAGGCGCTGTTCCTCTCCGGGATCCCGGGGCCCGCCGCCGAACTCGGGCTCGGCTCGGCCCTCGCCGCCGCGCAGCTCAAGCTGCGTGCGGCAGTCCCCGCCGAGCTGCGTGACCAGGCCGACCGGATGCGCTCGCGGTTCCACCTGGACGCGCCCGGCTGGTACGCGCCCGGCGAGGAGGTTCCCTGTCTGACGGCCGTCGCGGACGCGGTGTGGCACAGCCGGGTGCTCCACATCCGTTACCGCCGGTGGAAGGAGCCGACCGATGTGAACCGGCGTCTCGAACCGTACGGACTGGTGCTCAAGGCGGGCCGCTGGTACGTCGTCGCGGGACCGGGACCACGGACGTACCGGGTCGACCAGATCCTTGAAGTCGTCGCGGGGGAGGGGGAGCCGGCGGAGGAGTTCGAGCCTCTCGAGGACTTCGACCTGGCCGCGTACTGGCAGCGCTACCAGGCGGACTTCCACGCCCGCCTGTACGGGGGCGAGGCGCTCGTCCGGCTCTCGCCGGGCGCCGCGGCCCGTCTGAAGGGCCCGGCCGCCCGCGCCCTCGCCGACACCGGCACGGTGGAACCGGACGGCTGGACCCGCGCGTTGCTCCCGATCGAGTCCACCGACCACGCGCACGGCGACTTTCTCGCCATGGGCGCGGAGATCGAGGTCCTCGGGCCACCCGAACTCCGCGCCCGTATGGCCGCGACGGCCGAGGCGCTGGCGGCAACGTACGCCTCCGCCTGA
- a CDS encoding NmrA family NAD(P)-binding protein codes for MAENLKQETVLVTAASGKTGRRVAERLAALGVDVRAGSRKGEVRFDWEDGSGWARALDGADAAYVAYYPDLAAPGAPEVMRAFGRVAAESGVRRLVLLSGRGEPEAVVAEGALRESGVDLTVVRSSFFAQNFSEGAMYEGVLAGEIPFPAGETAEPFIDADDLADVVVKILTEEGHAGLVHEVTGPRPVTFGEVAAEIGGATGREVRYVPVSGAQYAEMLQRFGIPEPESQWLADLFTMLLDGHNASVTNGVRQLLGREPKTFAAFARDAAQAGAWSA; via the coding sequence ATGGCAGAGAACCTGAAGCAGGAGACGGTGTTGGTGACGGCGGCCTCCGGCAAGACGGGCCGCCGGGTGGCGGAGCGGCTCGCGGCGCTCGGGGTGGATGTGCGGGCGGGCTCCCGCAAGGGAGAGGTGCGGTTCGACTGGGAGGACGGGTCCGGCTGGGCGCGGGCGCTGGACGGCGCGGACGCGGCGTATGTCGCGTACTACCCGGATCTGGCGGCTCCTGGCGCGCCCGAGGTGATGCGGGCCTTCGGGCGGGTGGCGGCGGAGAGCGGGGTGAGGCGGCTGGTGCTGCTCTCCGGCCGCGGCGAGCCGGAGGCGGTGGTCGCCGAGGGCGCACTGCGGGAGTCCGGCGTGGATCTGACCGTGGTGCGGTCCAGTTTCTTCGCGCAGAACTTCAGCGAGGGCGCGATGTACGAGGGAGTGCTGGCAGGTGAGATCCCCTTCCCCGCGGGTGAGACCGCGGAGCCGTTCATCGACGCGGACGACCTGGCGGACGTGGTGGTCAAGATCCTCACCGAGGAGGGCCATGCCGGGCTCGTGCACGAGGTGACGGGTCCTCGGCCGGTCACCTTCGGGGAAGTGGCGGCGGAGATCGGAGGGGCCACGGGCCGGGAGGTGCGGTACGTGCCGGTGTCCGGTGCGCAGTACGCGGAAATGCTCCAGCGGTTCGGGATCCCGGAGCCCGAGTCGCAGTGGCTGGCGGACCTGTTCACCATGCTGCTCGACGGGCACAACGCGTCGGTGACGAACGGCGTGCGGCAGCTGCTCGGCCGGGAGCCGAAGACCTTCGCGGCGTTCGCGCGGGACGCGGCGCAGGCGGGTGCCTGGAGTGCGTGA
- a CDS encoding AraC family transcriptional regulator: MDALAGLLDGPRARGAFLLRMVMEPPWSVRIEDHAPLSLLCMTAGEAWIIPDTGDPVLLRPGDVAIARGPDAYTTADELTREPTALIGPGGTCHTLQGEPLAESMHLGVRSWGNDPEGSATMLVGTYQMKGEVSGRLLDALPMLLHLPAEVWDCPLMPVLDDEISRDEPGQSVVLDRILDLVLIAVVRSWFSRPDAEAPAWYLAMGDPVVGRALRLLQDDPAHSWTVASLAAKCGVSRAGLARRFHELVGEPPMAYLTDWRLALAADLLRESDATVEAVARKVGYSGSFALSAAFKRVRGISPLEHRTGTALPERQRRSP, from the coding sequence ATGGACGCTCTCGCGGGACTTCTGGACGGACCGCGTGCCAGGGGAGCCTTTCTGCTCCGCATGGTGATGGAGCCGCCATGGTCCGTCCGTATCGAGGACCACGCCCCGCTCAGCCTGCTCTGCATGACCGCGGGCGAGGCCTGGATCATTCCCGACACCGGTGACCCGGTGCTGCTGCGCCCGGGCGACGTCGCGATCGCCCGCGGCCCGGATGCGTACACCACGGCGGACGAACTCACCCGCGAGCCAACGGCGTTGATCGGGCCCGGCGGCACCTGCCACACCCTGCAGGGCGAACCGCTCGCGGAGTCCATGCACTTGGGCGTCCGGAGCTGGGGGAACGACCCGGAAGGATCGGCCACCATGCTGGTCGGGACGTACCAGATGAAGGGCGAGGTCAGCGGGCGGCTGCTGGACGCGCTGCCCATGCTGCTTCATCTGCCGGCCGAGGTCTGGGACTGTCCGCTGATGCCGGTGCTCGACGACGAGATCTCCCGGGACGAGCCCGGCCAGAGCGTGGTGCTCGACCGGATCCTGGACCTGGTGCTGATCGCCGTGGTGCGCTCCTGGTTCTCACGCCCGGACGCCGAGGCGCCCGCCTGGTACCTGGCCATGGGCGACCCGGTGGTCGGCCGCGCGCTGCGGCTGCTGCAGGACGATCCCGCGCACTCCTGGACCGTCGCCTCACTGGCCGCCAAGTGCGGGGTCTCCAGGGCCGGACTGGCCCGCCGTTTCCATGAGCTGGTGGGGGAGCCCCCGATGGCGTACCTCACCGACTGGCGGCTCGCGCTCGCTGCCGATCTGCTGCGGGAGTCGGACGCGACGGTGGAGGCGGTGGCGAGGAAGGTCGGCTACAGCGGCTCGTTCGCACTGAGCGCGGCCTTCAAACGGGTACGCGGCATCAGCCCGCTGGAGCACCGTACGGGTACGGCTTTGCCGGAACGGCAACGACGCTCGCCGTGA
- a CDS encoding RICIN domain-containing protein, giving the protein MSKEMTPGLYLVRNIGSGLLLEVYGGAKGSGANVQQGKETGSPAQQWQIDPVPNGSGLYHFVNAASGKRLDVANASTENGANIQQWKANNFGAQEWIIEQHLDALGTVTIVSFISTLLLEVADGSTDDGANVQQWEDTDSPGQWWQLEPVTS; this is encoded by the coding sequence ATGTCTAAGGAGATGACGCCCGGTCTCTACCTGGTGCGCAATATCGGCAGCGGACTGCTGCTCGAGGTGTACGGCGGAGCCAAGGGCAGCGGCGCCAATGTGCAGCAGGGCAAGGAAACCGGGTCTCCGGCCCAGCAGTGGCAGATCGACCCGGTGCCCAACGGCAGCGGGCTCTATCACTTCGTGAACGCGGCCAGCGGCAAGCGGCTCGACGTCGCGAACGCCTCGACCGAGAACGGCGCCAACATCCAGCAGTGGAAGGCCAACAACTTCGGCGCCCAGGAGTGGATCATCGAGCAGCACCTGGACGCGCTGGGCACGGTCACGATCGTCAGCTTCATCAGCACGCTGCTGCTCGAAGTAGCCGACGGCAGCACGGACGACGGCGCGAATGTGCAGCAGTGGGAGGACACCGACTCGCCCGGTCAGTGGTGGCAGCTGGAACCTGTCACTTCCTGA